The following proteins are co-located in the Syngnathus scovelli strain Florida chromosome 5, RoL_Ssco_1.2, whole genome shotgun sequence genome:
- the stox2a gene encoding storkhead-box protein 2 isoform X2, with the protein MKKNRNVRRAWAGSEKDIRVQKQHLPPPPPPHFSPSPPSFRASGDVSPISMSPISQSQFIPLGEILCLAISAMNAAHKPVSQEALVEHLTASFPGVPTPSLEVLRHTLNMLVRERKIYPTPEGYFIVTPQTYFITPSLIRSNNKWYHLDDRLQERQAAPVPPVPPQPQQCTSPKSGNVTPSAPACPSEKPSRKNHSDSYNSRRDEPPPRLQSKTAKEQQSKTPKDHGQAPASKEQRGEPPSYPYPPPLTSPPVQQDPADKSKSVTSFPYKTDTLTKKKEASGSGEKQSKRFGLRLFRLSFKKDKMRQLATFSAQFPPEEWPLRDEDVPAAPIPREIEMEIIRRINPDLTVENVARHTAVMKRLEEERTQKHKAGSSAQHSARGRRGRGHRRVPHGKSRSHSKPRTSRGEPSEGSNWDLLFMERDYRFFSHSLVRSPREAMYTLERRRSGGAATYLVHSNPNITESYCPVTPEWDVSGELAKRRTEMPFPEPSRGTCQSRVQRSHSHNQERKSRHDRSDQAKERSRSMDNSLKGPSLGPPEDFEAGADERGGVGGAAHYYTDDGTLRASQKSAHYSRIMFSAAKFHSDFNVPDLGKGSADELRLRSSAERNKSRDSLPSYNELMGLSPKPSADEYFQCNTSNETILTAPSPQAKSEYDTLTSSGGRRKGSPADRQTPHLTSPHKMEYKEDLSAAKGQNGGGGGSLRLTPSQTPEPAQSARLTPHQHNVDPGGGGGGGAIKRKEIFSKDTLFKPPPHNALSAGYADSSYTKSGTLRKASHAKSTEALDNPEPQQPSNSAASSASPAMLQACLEPTVPPASFDYYNVSDDEDDEEAEEDSHKELAKAEDGKDHREAGGNGGGGTVVGGGGAGEGTIKWLLQREKEHDLQRKLESNLTLLSPKETENGSSQKSAHSARLDSMDSSSVTVDSGFNSPRTRESLASNTSSIVESNRRQNPALSPGHHVGPGGAGLPFSFRAIPEPPAPSQPDKLQKPANCLASITSV; encoded by the exons ATGAAGAAGAACCGCAACGTGCGGCGGGCCTGGGCCGGCTCGGAGAAAGACATCCGCGTGCAGAAGCAGCaccttcctccacctcctcctccccatTTCTCGCCGTCCCCGCCGAGTTTTCGGGCATCAG GTGACGTGTCGCCCATCAGCATGTCGCCCATCAGCCAGTCACAGTTCATCCCGCTGGGCGAGATCCTGTGCCTGGCCATCTCGGCCATGAACGCCGCCCACAAGCCCGTCAGCCAGGAGGCTCTGGTGGAGCACCTCACCGCCAGCTTCCCAG GCGTGCCCACACCCAGCTTGGAGGTGCTGCGACACACCCTGAACATGCTGGTGCGAGAAAGAAAGATCTACCCGACTCCAGAGGGCTACTTCATCGTCACACCCCAAACCTACTTCATCACGCCGTCCCTCATCCGAAGTAACAACAAGTGGTACCACCTGGACGACCGGCTGCAGGAGCGACAAGCGGCGCCGGTGCCGCCGGTGCCGCCGCAACCTCAGCAGTGTACTTCGCCCAAGTCGGGGAACGTCACGCCGTCGGCGCCCGCTTGCCCGTCGGAGAAGCCCTCCCGGAAGAATCACAGTGACTCGTACAATTCCCGACGCGACGAGCCGCCGCCGAGGCTTCAGAGTAAGACGGCGAAGGAGCAACAGAGCAAGACCCCCAAGGACCACGGCCAAGCTCCGGCGAGCAAGGAGCAGCGAGGAGAACCGCCGTCCTACCCCTACCCGCCCCCCCTCACGTCCCCCCCTGTCCAGCAAGATCCGGCAGACAAGAGCAAAAGCGTGACGTCGTTCCCGTACAAAACGGACACCCTGACCAAAAAGAAAGAGGCCAGCGGAAGCGGCGAGAAACAATCCAAGCGCTTCGGTCTGCGCCTCTTCCGCCTGAGCTTCAAGAAGGACAAGATGAGGCAGCTGGCCACTTTCTCGGCGCAGTTCCCGCCGGAGGAGTGGCCGTTGCGCGACGAGGACGTCCCCGCCGCCCCCATCCCCCGCGAGATCGAGATGGAGATCATCCGGCGTATCAACCCCGACCTGACGGTGGAGAACGTGGCCCGCCACACGGCCGTGATGAAGCGGTTGGAGGAGGAGCGGACGCAGAAACACAAGGCGGGCTCGTCGGCGCAGCACAGCGCCCGCGGCCGACGGGGCCGCGGCCACCGGCGGGTCCCGCACGGTAAGTCTCGCTCGCACAGCAAGCCGCGGACTTCCCGAGGGGAGCCTTCCGAGGGTTCCAACTGGGATCTTCTTTTCATGGAAAGGGATTACCGCTTCTTCAGCCACTCGCTGGTCCGCTCCCCTCGGGAGGCCATGTACACCCTGGAGCGGCGGCGTAGCGGCGGCGCCGCCACGTACCTCGTCCACAGCAACCCCAACATCACAGAGTCCTACTGCCCCGTCACGCCCGAGTGGGACGTGTCCGGGGAGCTGGCCAAGAGGAGGACGGAGATGCCCTTCCCCGAGCCCTCCCGGGGCACCTGCCAGTCCAGGGTGCAGAGGAGTCACAGTCACAATCAGGAGCGCAAGTCGCGCCACgaccgctcggaccaggccaagGAGCGCTCGCGTTCCATGGACAATTCCCTTAAAGGGCCGTCGCTCGGCCCGCCCGAAGACTTTGAGGCCGGAGCGGACGagcggggcggcgtcggcggcgccgCCCACTACTACACGGACGACGGCACCCTGCGCGCCTCGCAGAAGTCGGCCCACTACTCAAGGATCATGTTCTCTGCTGCTAAGTTCCACTCGGATTTCAATGTGCCTGATTTGGGGAAAGGGAGCGCGGACGAGTTGAGGCTCCGCAGTAGCGCCGAGAGGAACAAGAGCAGAGACAGCCTGCCGTCCTACAACGAGCTCATGGGACTTTCTCCCAAGCCCTCGGCGGACGAATACTTCCAGTGCAATACGTCAAACGAAACAATCCTAACTGCCCCCTCGCCTCAGGCAAAATCAGAATATGACACGTTAACCTCATCGGGAGGACGCCGAAAGGGCTCTCCGGCAGACCGCCAAACGCCTCACCTCACTTCTCCGCACAAGATGGAGTACAAGGAGGACTTGTCGGCGGCCAAGGGTCaaaacggcggcggcggcggatcgCTGCGACTGACGCCGAGCCAGACGCCGGAGCCGGCGCAGAGCGCCCGCCTGACGCCGCACCAACACAATGTGGACcccggcgggggcggcggcggcggcgccatcAAGAGGAAGGAGATCTTCAGCAAGGACACCTTGTTcaaaccccccccacacaatGCCTTGTCCGCGGGCTACGCGGACAGCAGCTACACCAAGTCTGGCACATTGCGGAAAGCCTCGCACGCCAAATCAACAGAGGCCCTCGACAATCCTGAGCCCCAGCAGCCTTCCAATTCCGCCGCTTCCTCGGCCTCGCCCGCCATGTTGCAGGCCTGCCTCGAGCCAACCGTCCCGCCCGCCTCCTTCGACTACTACAACGTCTCGGACGACGAGGATGacgaggaggcggaggaggactCGCACAAAGAGTTGGCCAAGGCGGAGGACGGCAAGGACCATCGGGAAGCGGGCGgtaacggcggcggcggcaccgtGGTGGGCGGCGGTGGCGCCGGGGAGGGAACCATCAAGTGGCTCCTGCAGCGGGAGAAGGAGCACGATCTGCAGCGCAAACTGGAGAGCAACCTAACCTTGCTCAGCCCCAAGGAGACGGAGAACGGCAGCAGTCAGAAGTCGGCCCACTCGGCGCGCTTGGACAGCATGGACAGTAGCAGCGTCACCGTGGACAGCGGATTCAACTCGCCCAG GACGCGCGAGAGCCTGGCGTCCAACACGTCCAGCATCGTGGAGAGCAATAGGCGGCAGAACCCGGCGCTGAGCCCCGGGCACCACGTGGGCCCGGGCGGCGCGGGACTGCCCTTCAGCTTCCGCGCCATCCCCGAGCCGCCCGCTCCGTCGCAGCCCGACAAACTGCAGAAGCCCGCCAACTGCCTGGCCTCCATCACCAGCGTGTAG